One window from the genome of Nicotiana sylvestris chromosome 9, ASM39365v2, whole genome shotgun sequence encodes:
- the LOC104237809 gene encoding ubiquitin-like-conjugating enzyme ATG10, with translation MSSDKAIINISTWDGTITSTDFYVAASNFAEQWNNLDLGFPHWSWINCPKGPLFAASKVEGYLSLENMILPGSTEEDRNHCGLAGIEDLSCANEDVYTDTAILVQKHSQERHHYDFHVVYSSSFRVPVLYFRAYCSDGEPLAIEDLEKEFPAYTTQELAISKWTFITQEEHPYLNRPWYTLHPCGTGDWMKLLFSNEPSVVSQGGVAVEKYLIPWFSVICPIFGLKIPLKLFVNASNKSENVSYVT, from the exons ATGTCATCAGATAAGGCCATAATTAACATCTCCACTTGGGATGGCACCATTACATCTACTGATTTTTACGTTGCTGCTTCTAATTTTGCTGAGCAATGGAACAATTTAGATCTAGGGTTTCCTCACTGGTCATGGATCAACTGTCCAAAGGGACCACTGTTTGCTGCTAGCAAG GTAGAAGGATATTTATCATTGGAGAATATGATTCTTCCAGGATCCACTGAG GAAGATCGAAATCATTGTGGTCTTGCTGGAATAGAAGATTTGAGTTGCGCTAATGAAGATGTATATACGGATACTGCTATATTG GTTCAAAAGCACAGCCAAGAAAGACATCACTATGACTTCCATGTCGTCTACAGTTCCTCtttcagggttcccgtgctatatTTCCGTGCATACTGCAGTG ATGGAGAACCCTTGGCAATAGAAGACCTGGAAAAAGAGTTTCCTGCCTATACTACACAAGAATTAGCAATATCTAAATGGACCTTTATAACTCAGGAG GAGCACCCCTACCTGAATCGGCCATGGTACACGTTACATCCTTGTGGAACTGGTGACTGGATGAAGCTACTTTTCAGTAATGAACCTTCAGTGGTGTCTCAAGGTGGAGTTGCAGTTGAGAAATATCTGATCCCATGGTTTTCAGTTATATGTCCGATCTTTGGTCTTAAAATCCCCTTAAAATTGTTTGTAAATGCGTCTAACAAGTCTGAAAATGTTTCTTATGTAACATAG